Below is a genomic region from Halorussus caseinilyticus.
CCTCGGCGTCGGCGATACCGTCGCCGTCCGTGTCGGCGCGCGTCGGGTCGGTGCCCAGGTCGAGTTCTCGACCGTCGTCGAGGCCGTCGTCGTCCGAATCCTGCCGCATCGGGTCGCTTCTTTGTTTAGTTTCTCTTGTCCGGCGAACTTCGTCACTTCGTCTCCATCTACCACAATTTTCATTTCGCCTTGTATGGTTCCGGGAAGGAGACTTCCATCAGATTCTAGATTTCTAAATCCGATTGAAACGATACAGCTTGTCAAATATTCATAAAATTAAGCGAGTTCATTGTAGGATGTTGGTTGTTCTTTTTCACTCTGGAAGATTCCACTCGTCAGAAGAAACTACGTTGTCGATTAATTCCGGTAGGTTTTCCCGCTTATATTCTAACCAGTCTACAAGCTTTCCCTGAGTTGACTTAGTAATTAGCTCCTCATTTTCACCAGCAGCCAGAACTGTAGTACTGAAGATCGCTTGTACACTCATGATGGGGCCCTCTGCGAAATGAGCGTTCGGATTCCCTACTTCACGGTAAACCTTTTCAGCGGAATCATACGCCCTAGTAGCACCTTCAAGGCCCGCAACTAATCGAAAATCGCCAATAAATTCATGCCAAACACCACGTTCAGCTTGGTCAGGAGGATGTGTCGGCTCAGGTCTTTCCCTCATGCGTGCTGCGTATTCCTCTGCGAGTTGGATACCAAGTTGAGCAGCAAATCGGCACTGCCGATTTTGATCGGCAAGCCGATAGCAGAGGCACGCTTTAAATAACATCCGTAATTCCATTGCCCAACTAGCAGAACCGAACCATTGTCCGGCCTCCTCAAAGCTAGCTTGAACGTAGGTATCTCCAGCAACACCAAACCTACGGTCCTTTGCAAGAGATGTTGCTTCCTCTTCTAGTTCGCTACGACGGTTAGTTGTCATTAGCAGTTAACCTCCTCTAACGGGTCGTCTTTGTAGTTTCTTGCGGCGTCCTCTGCCTTATCAGCACTGTCGAAGAACTATATCAGCTATCGTTTTAGTGTTGATATAGTGGTGAGGACATATTGGGTATACAAATTTCTATAAATCTATTCCGATTGAGAAATGAGCTTGTCAAAGGCATCCGGGAGGTGTTCTTGTTTGTATTTAACCCATTCACTAAATGTCATCTCTTGCATTATTTTTCTCCAATTCTCGACATCACCATCAGATTCGTGGAGAATCTGTTCAAAAAATTCGACTAACCAGATGTGTTCTTGTTCACGATGCGCTAGTGGTGGGTCTCCCTCTTCAAAGTATATTTGCTCCGCCCGTTCATACGCAGACACTTTCTCGGTGAGAATACCAACTACTCGGAAATCGCCAATGAACTCGTACCATGCGGCGTACCGCGCTCTATCGTAAGCAGTAGTACCACCGATATTTTTTGTTCTATCAAGTAACTCTTCTGCAATGAGTACACCTTGCTGGCATCGATTCCTTGCACGGTCAGTACAACCACCAAGTCGATAACAGGTTGCAGCATTAAGAAGATAATATTCGCCATGGCTCACGTTCTTCCCACGATGGGTAGGGGGCCAGTCGGCTAAGTAAATATATGCGGCAGCAGTATAGCACTCACCTGCTTCAACGAAATCGCCATTTTCTCGATGTTGTTGTGCGGCCTGTTCATGCTCATGTGCTTTGTTGAAAGACATGTATTCACTCAAAGGTAGTTAGCAGTCAACGTTATTGTCTTCGTCATACACTACTTCTTTGTCGTTCTTTGGGATATCCTTTTCTGCATCGTCAATCGTTTTATAGAACCCTCCGTCATTACCTGTAAGAACCGTGCGTAATACGTGATACGCATCAGATACAGTATCGGCGACGGCCATGATAACCTTATTCGGGCCGAGTCGAAGTATATAGTATCGCTGTTGACCCGCATCAACGATTTTTGTTGGATTTTTCAATATTTCTCGAAGTGTCGGGACCTTATCGATTGGTTTAGACTCACGAAGTGAGTGTTCAGGATTATCGTGCTTCGTTATATCGATTGTATCATCACAATCCTCGTTATATACTGGCTGTTCACTCGCCGCCATTATCGTGCCACCGACAATCGAAATCACGATTTCTTCGAGGTAGTCGGTCTTGCCGATGACAGTGTAGTCGCCCTCGCCGTGCTTGTGGACCGTCGGATTGTTCTGCAGGACCTGCTGAAGTTCGGCTTCGGTAATACTCGTCGTCTGGGCGATGTACTGCCAGCCATGCCCGCGAACCACCTGCGCACCTGTCCGTGGGTCTGTCCCGGTCTCGGCCGCGCCCGTCGGGAGCGTCACCGTCGTCGCTAACGCGGTTTCGCTCACCGGATACTGCGCTTCAACGCCTGTCACGGGTTCGTTCCTGACGGTCTCACCGCTCGCCGAAATATACTCGTTGGTGACGTACGCGCCGCCTGCGGCGACACCTAATCCGAGGAGGGCCGCCGGAATCCGAACTACTTCGTCCGGTATCAAATCAGGTGAGGGTAGCGACCCAGCGGTCCCGACTGCGACACCGGCCGCCGCGAGTTCTGCGCCAGCGCCCTCCGTCACGTCGATGAGTACGACGCGCTCGTTGCCGTGGGCGTCCGTGACGTTCACCCAGTATCGGTCCGGTGGTTCGTTGAGCAGTCCGTGGTCGTCGAACTCGACTCGGTAGTCGTCGCTAGCCTGTTTCGTGACTGTCGCCTTGCTCGCGTTCCAATACGCCGAGTCGAGGATACTGTCCGGCGCGTAGCGCGGCTTCGACCGCACTGTCACTGCAGACTGGTCGCTGACAGTAAACGCGATGTGTTCTTTGAAGTTGTCCGAGTAGATGTCAGAGACTCCCGGCGGATTGTCCTCTATCCAGATACGTGGGTCCGACGAGTCGCGGAACCCGTCGCCGTCGGTGTCCGCGTCCAAGACCTCGCTGTGCCAGATTCGTCGCTCCTCGTAATCGGAAAGCCCGTCACTATCGGTATCGAACGCTGTCGGGTTACTCTGAAGCTCGAAATATCCGCCATCGACGTACCGCGGGATGTAGCCTGCCACTTCCTCGCCGTCCGACAGTCCGTCCCCGTCCGTGTCGGCGTCGTACGGGTCGGTGGACACGCGCCCGGTCCCGGTCTTGACGCCGAGTTGCTCTAACCCGTTCGTCAGGCCGTCGCCGTCACTGTCGCGTTTCACCTCGACACTCGCCTTTCCGGGACTCGTGCCTGCGAGGTTCTCGGTGTGAATCCAGACGGATACCTGCTGGCCGTCGGGATTCTCGAACGTCTCGTCGATGTAGGCGTGGTCGGTGTTTCGCTCGCCGTCGTCGCCCGACAACTCCAAGACGGTCCGCGTTTCCGACCCGACCGACACGGCGACTTCCACACTCGCGTTCGATTCTTCCGCGAACGCGATAATCGGCATCGTGAACGTGACTTCGACCGTATCCGACGGAATCGTGAGCGACTTCTCGTTATCAGACGGGTCGAACTGCTTGGGCGGCGACGGGTCACTCGTTCCCTCGTCGTCATCGTCATCATCGTCGTCACTGTCGTCATCGTCGTCGCCGTCTCCACCGTTCACGGGACATTCGCCGTTATCCGGGAAGCGCGGACCTGTACACGCCGCGCTCACGTCGTCGGAGTAGAACAGCGACGAGTTCTGGCCGATGACTGCGCGGCCTGCGCCGGTCGAACACGACCCCGTGCAGTTCCACCCTGAGAGGTCACTGAACGACTCGTTCAGCGCGTATTTGGGCTTGGGTTTCGCACGTTTCTGCATGTAGTTCTGCCATGCGGTCTGGTTCATGGCGACGAACGTCGAGAAGTGCGGGGTCGTCCCCGTCACCGAGTCGTTTTCGGCGTCCACTTCCGAGGAGTTTGACGTACGTCTGCAGTTCGGGGTCGTAGGTGTAGACCGCTAAGTCCGACTCGTCGCCGACCGCCTGCTCGTCGTAGTCGATGGAGAGGTTCGCTTGCTCGAACTCGGCGTCTGCATCCACATCGAGAACTTCCGATGCGGAGGCGTTGGCGACCGTTCCGGTCTGAATCCGGTCGTTGGTCTCGTTCTGAATCGTTACCGTGTCCGCGACGTTGCCTTCGCCCGAGATGTTCACCGCCGCGCCCACCGACTCGTTTGTCGTCTCGGTCGCAAACGTTTCGTTCCCGTCCAACACGCCGTCGCCGTCGGTGTCCGCCACAGTTGGGTCGGTGCCGACTGCGTACTCGTCGGGGTCGCGCAAGCCGTCGCTGTCGGTGTCCGGTTCCAGTGGGTCGGTCCCGTTGGCGAGTTCCGCCGAATCGTTCAACGTGTCGCCGTCGGTGTCGTTTTCGACGGGGTTGGTGTTCGCGGCCTGTTCGCGGCGGTTCGACAGCGAGTCGTTGTCGAGGTCTTCGGCCGGGTCTCGAACCGTGTCGTTGTCGGTATCATTCGTGAGCGGGTCGATACCCCGGAACTGGAGTTCAGAGCCGTCCCGCAAGTCGTCGCCGTCGGTGTCGTTGTCCAGCGGGTCGAGACCGAACCGGTACGCCTCGTAGACCGTCTCCCCGTCGCTATCGAAGTCCTCCGCCCCGTCAGTCACGTTGTTCCCCGACTCGTTGAACGAAGTCCGCGACGCGTTGCTGTCCGGCCCCAAGGGGTCGGTTCCCGTCACGTTCAACTCGTAGAAGTCCGGCAACCCATCGCCGTCGAGACGGAGTACATCCCGGCCGACAGTTGCGTTCTCGCCGCCGTACTCCGGCGACCACCGCCGGTTCGGGTCGGTTGCCGCGACCGTGATGCGGTTGACCTGCCGCGAGAGGGTGACGTTCGTCTCGAAGGTCCCAATCGCGCCCGGCGTGGTGTTCACCGACAGATTGAGCGTCCGGTTCGCGCCGTTCAACGACAGCGACAACGCGAGTTCGTGGCCTCGAACGTCGAACACGCGGCCGCGAACCGCGTAGGTGACGTTCTCCTCGTGGGGCATGTCCTCGCGGGTGGTGATGGTGACGTTCGGGGTGGCGGCGAGGTCGAGTACGTCGAGGGCTTGCTGGGCGTGAATCCACGCGACGCGGTACTGGCTGATGGCGGTATGCTGTTGGCCGCGCGCGCGGAACCGCTCGGCGCGCTCGACTGCTCGGCGCGCTCCGGAGATGTTCTCTGCGACGGCTTGCTGGTCGAACGAGACGTTCCGGTCGCGAAGCGTGCTAGCGAGTCGGTCGGCGTCCGCGATAGCGGTCGCCGCGAGGCGTTCGTCCGACCGCACCAGTAGTTTCGTGACGCTCGGCGCGAACTGCGGGGGTGTACTCGCTTCCTTATCGCGCTCGAACAACTGGGCGGAGGTGGTACGGTTGGCGTCGAGAACGTAGTCGAGTGATTCGTTGAGTTCGCGGAGGGCTTGGCGGCGGTGGTCATCGGCGGAGCTACCGGGCGCGTCGAACTCGGTAGTCTGGAGGGCGTCGATGGCGGCAAGCCGGTAGTCGGCGGCCGACGCATTCTCGCGGATAGAGACGTTGAGAGTCGCGTTCGCCAGTGGTTCGCTCCGATTACGGAGCGCCGACCGATTCGTAGGCGGTAGCGGGGCTTGCCCGTTCTTCGCCCATTCGGGCGGCCCGCGTTTGTCCGCGTTCGAGTTCCCGCCCTTGTTCGGCACCCACGACGGCGGCCCCGCGTGCGGTGGCGGTCCCTGACCGGGGTTCTCCGGCGGTCCCTGTCCGGGATTCTCCGGCGGGCCTTGGCCGGGGTTCTCGGGTGGTCCTTGCGTCTTGTTCTCCGGCGGACCTTGGCCGGGGTTTTCGGGCGGTCCCTGCGTTTTGTTCTTTGGCGGTCCCTGTCCGGGGTTTTCCGGTGGGCTTTGGCCGGGCGTGGTCGTCTCATTCCCGGCCGTCGTCGTGGTCGCGGTCGTGGTCGTGGTCTTCGACGGTCCGTTCCCCTTGCCGTTCCCCGGTCCGTTTCCGTTGCCGTTGCCGGGGGTGTCGGGGAAGACCTCGTGGCCTGCGATAGTGGTGGCGAGCGACGAGAGCGACGGGAGGTCGGCGTCGGACTGGGAGGGTGGCGAGTCGAGGGCGGCAGTCGCGGGCGTTACTGTCGCCGTGACGATGAGGATGGAGAAGGCGACGGCGAGAATCTGCTGGCTCCGAGCGTTCATTGCGGTCGTGTTCTCACCAGCATCTAAAGTGTCTATTGAGTATTATAAAATCTGATACTGAATGGAAGATTCAAATATCAGAGATGAATGAGACCTGTTATAGCAGGTAGTTAAATACTGAAAGACTGTTACTCGGTTGCTCGGTCAGTGGTGACGAGTAACGAACCAAGCGGTGGTTTCGCTGAGGGGAATAGTCACGGCCGGGTGTCGCCCCGCCAGTACCGAACAGGTGGTGTTAGCAGAATCCGGTCCGCGTCTGTCGGCGAGACGACCACCGATGAGGCACTGTCTAGTTTACCTCCTCAACCGGTGTGCGTTCATCGAGTGCTTGGTGGGGTCGCTGGAAGTTATAGTAATGGACGAACGACGCAAGCCACTGGCGGACGCTCAGCCGACTGCCCACCCACGACGAATGGAAGCGGTCAATTCTCATTTTGAGGGTGTGAAACTTTTCGATGTGGTTTCGGTCAACATATTCAAGGTGACCGCTCAATCCTAATCGAGAGAGGGCAGTCAGATAGCCTGCGCCATCGACCAGAAACACCGCCTGTGAGCAATCGTGTTTCTGGGTGAGACCGTGGAGGAACGCAGCTGCCGGATTGGTGCCATGCCGACCAAACACAGAGACATCAGGCAGCATTTTCATTTCGAGACTGGTTGCTGCGTACACCCAACAACACTTACCGTTAATCCGGACAGCGGTCTCGTCGACCGCGACCCGCGTCGGCGACGCCGACAGCGGGTCGCCAACGCTGTCGGCCAGCCGATGCACCCAATTCCAGACCGCTCCATGTGTCCGTTCAACGCCTAATAATCCGAGAATCACTGCTGTTTCTCTGAACGAACATCCGGTAGCGTGGAGACGGACGGCGAGCGCCCTGACGGACGTCGCCGTCCGCTCCCGCTACCAACTTCAAGAGTAGCCGTCTCTAACGTCTCCCTGAGCAGGTCTGCGACCTTCATTCCAACCAACTGCACGACCTGCTCACTTCTCAAACTGCGCTAACTAGACAGTGCCCGTAGGTTCCGTTTATCATCTATTAGATGGTTCATACTGGCGCACAGGGCGTATATAGGGAGCGTCAAGCACGGCCAGTAATCGCATCATATACGTCATAACAAAATTTTAACCTGTTCAGAGACCATTCGCTGGTCGCCACACACGACGCATAACTCGGGCTCAACAAGCCAGTCGGAGAGCGGCAACCAGCACGCACCCCCAAACATGTCCAATTCCGACGACCCAATTCAGGGCGAACCGCAACGTTCGCCCACCGCGAACCGACGCACCGTTCTCAAAGCAGTTGGCGCAACTGGCTTGGCCGCCACCGCCCCATGGACCACTGACCACGTTGCTGCCATCACAGGTACCACCCCGCTTACCATCCCCAAGTGGGAAGACCCACTCCCCGACCCGGAGTGTTGACCCCCACCAGCCGGAAAGGCGGCACTCACCGCTACGAAATCGAACTCACCGAATTCGACCAGACCGTACTCCCCACCTCGATGGGACTCGATACGACCGTCTGGGGCTACGGAGGAAGCTATCCGGCGCCGACTATCGAAGCCCGGCCCGACCGCCCGGTCGAGGTCGAATATATCAACAACCTCCCGACCGACCACCTGCTGAGCGTCGACGAACGAGTCCATGGTGCTGAACCCCCGGCCCCCGAGTCGCGGACTGTGACCCACCTCCACGGCGGCGTGACCGGGCCACGTAGCGACGGCTACCCAGAGGCGTGGGTTGACCCCAACGGGAACACTGCCGCTGACTTCCCGGCGATTCACGACAGTCCGGTCCCCCACCAGCAGGTCAAAGAGTACCCCAACAAGCAGGAACCGGCGACGTTGTGGTATCACGACCATGCGCTCGGAGCGACACGCCTGAACGTCTACGCGGGCCTCGCCGGGTTCTACCTGCTCCGGGACCCCATGGAGAACAGTCTCCCCAAAGGCGACTACGAGGTCCCAATCGTCATCCAAGACCGCTCGTTCAACAGCGACGGCTCGCTCCAATACTCGGACGGCACCGACGACGACTACGAAGCGGAGTTCTTCGGCGACGTGCCCGTCGTCAACGGCAAAGCCTACCCGTACATCGAGGTCGAACCGCGCAAATATCGCTTCCGGTTCCTGAACGGGTCGAACGGACGAGTGTTCAACCTCAACCTCAGGAACGAGACGGCCCCGGGCGTGCCGACGATGAACCAGATCGCTACCGATCTCGGATTCCTCGACTCAGTTGCGACAATCGGGCCGGGTGGCGACCAGTCTTCGCTACTACTCGGCGGTGCGGAACGGGCGGACATCGTCATCGACTTCTCCGACTTCGAGGGCCAGACCTTCACGCTCACCAACAACGCTCCGACGCCGTATGCGGGTGAGACCGTCCCCATCTCCGAGTCGGACATGCCGGAAATCATGCGGTTCAAGGTCACGGACTCAGTGACCGAGGAGGACGAAACCATCCCGCTGTCACGGTTCCTGACCCAGATCAACAAGCGGTATCCGGAACCTGACGTGACGGATTCAGGTACCACCCGGTACATGACCCTCGACACGGGCACACTTGAGGTCGCACCGGGCATCGAGTACGACAGCCACTTCCTCAATCGGTCCCAGTGGACCGACGAGGAGGCAGTGGTCCAGCCGACGTTTGGGACCTCGGAGGAGTGGGTGTTGGCGAACGTGACGGGTGACTCACATCCGATTCATCTCCATCTAGTCGACTTCGAGGTGGTGGGGCGGCGGACGTTCAACGCGGAAGCGTTCGATGAAGCGCGGCAAGCCGGTGAGGACCCGGCAGTGGCGGACTACCTCGAAGGGCCGGTTATCCAACCGGATCCGGGTGAGCAAGGCCCCAAGGACACAGTCTTGGTGAATCCGAACGAGGCCGCTATTATCAGACCGGCCTTTACCGGGTTCACTGGCCGGTACGTCTGGCACTGTCACATCCTTGAACACGAGGACCAGGAAATGATGCTACCCTACGAGGTGGTACCTGACGAATAGTACCTCTGTTGCAGGTCGTGGGGCATATACTCTCTATTCAGCAAGCCGTATTTGCCATTCTCTTAAACCCTCAACAGGGGTGAAAATAGCCCTCTGCCAGTAGAGACGCTACATTCCCTTTCATAACGTGAGAGCTTGGCATCCTGTGATACACACATACCTATTTATAATATAACAGTTAATCTTGTTTTCACTTTATCATCCGGATGCAATGGCACAAGCTGACTCCGACGACGAACCGACCTACGGATTCAGACCGTCACACACAACGAGTTCGGGAACGTCGCGGCGTATCGTGACCTCCGAGAAACGGAATAGCCAACAACTGAAAGCATAACTCCAAAACACACCCACATCCTGTCTTCTGCTAATAACCGACCAATCCTCGGGGTATCGGTTACAGACGAACCCGAGTAGGGTTGAAGCGGTCTCTGCTTGTTCTTCGGAATTCTCCTCGTGGTCGCGCGATTGGTTTGAGGATTGGACAGCCTCGCCACCGTCGGCGAGGAGTTGGTGGTGGCGGACGGCGTCGAGAATGGGTCGGCGTAGCTTCCGTTCCGAACACGCACATCACCGTTCTGGAGTTCGAATTCGAGGGCTTCGTACTGTGCACGTTTCCGGACTCTACTCGTCGTCTCTAGGTTTGCGAGTGGCGTTGTCATCGTCTTCGTGAGGCACCGAGAAGTCGAGTGGCCCGCACCCTTCAGGGACAGAAAAATCACGGAGTACGAGGAGTAAGCCCTACCCTTTAGATTGGAACAGATATGCGAAAAGTGCTGATTATGCAGAAGACGCTGTCTGCTCTGATTGCTCGCTCGGAGAGCAGATGGACGCATGCTCCGACCAAAGATAGCTTATAGGTTACTTACAAGAACAGAGGTCGGACGTGTCGAATCCGGATTCACGCTAGTCTACATCGTGACGATACTCGGATCAGTCCGCTCGTGGATGCCGTCGAAATCGTCGTCGAAGCTCGCAATTGAGTCGATGTCTCGCAATTGACTATGTGCGATTGTCGTTGCGTCCGTGAAACTGAGTGTGTGGTCGTCGTACGTGGTGAAACACTCGAACGCGGCTTCAGAAATATCGGGAGTAACGTGGTCGAAGGTGAGTACGTCCGGATAAGGGTCGTTGCCGAGAATCCGGTCGGCAATCGTAGTCGCGGCAGTGACATCGTTCGTCCGTCTTCGCGTGAGTGTTACTGCCTCGTCCAGAATGTAGTCGTTCGTGTACGGTTGACCGAAGTCACCGTCGAGGACGCGGTCGAAGAACGCTTTCGCCGTCTCGTGTCTCGCGGCATCCTCGTCGTGGTGGGCGTAGAACACACCCGTATCGATGAAGATGCTCATCCGTAGATGATGTCGTCGATGTCGTCTTCTGTCGTTTTCTGACCGGATGCAACGGTCCCATCGTGGAAGGCCTCGTGAGCGTCATCGTCGACGGGAACCTGCGAGTCGCGGAACGAATCAATGACCTCGGCTTTCGACTCGGCGGCGTCGTTGACCAGTCGCTCTAGAATCTCTTGCTGAGTGACCTGCTTTCCCGTTTTCAGGCGGATTTCGGCTTGTAACCGTTCGAGACGAGACTTGGTTTCCTCGTCCATCTTTACTGACGTCGCCATACGACTAGTAGTATTCTCTACTCAATAACTGTTTCTACCAAAACCACGAAATCTCTACGCTGACACTCCCCGTGACCGGGTTCAGTGACGCGTTTATTCCGGTAAGACGCGCCACACCATTCAATCCTCGATTGGCTCAAGAGTCCGAAGGTCTGCTCGCAGGACATCGCCACGCCGGATGACGTACCTGAAGGCAAGTACCGGGAACCGACACTTCGTAAATCCGGCCGTCTGAATATCGAGTTCGTCGCCTTCCTCGACGTACGTTGCGAGTGCCCGAAGAAACTCGTGGGTCCGCTGTCCTGCTTCGTAGTCGGGCAGGCCGTTTTCTCGACGCCCGTAGACCTCGAAGGCGTCGTAGCCCCAAATCGAGAATCGGTCGTTGTCGTCGACCTCCCAGTCGAGCGTTCCGAAACAGTATGATTCGCAGAGTTCTCGAACTGCCTGTGCATCGGTAACGGTGACGCCGTTCGACGTTGTTGCTGCTCGGAGTGTTGCCATGGTTCTCGGGCAGGGAATGTTGTCCCCGCCCCTTTCTGGGGTCGGAAAACTCGTTTGTGCTCGCTGATAGCCTACTCTCTGGTAAGTTGCCTCGCTGGATGGTCCGTTCAAGAGTGTGCAGTCGGATGTACGAGAATATCAATCCCCGTAATACTAATTACGTATTACTCCGTAGTTCTCCTTGAGATGCCTCGGGTCACTACCAAAGGTCAGGTCACGATTCCGAAGGAGATTCGTGACGCCCTCGGAATTGAACCGGGCGACGAACTCGCCTTCGAGAAAACAGACGCTGGCTATACGATTCAGAAACAAGAACCGACGACAGCCAACGGTGAGAACCCGTTCGAAAAATACCGCGGAAGCGCGGAGAGCGAAGCGTCGATGCCTGAGCGAATGCGCCGACTCCGCGGCGAATATCCACGAGATGTGAACGACGACGAGGACGACGGAGACTCGGGGGCTGAGGCGTGATCACGTCGGTTGATACGAATGCACTCCTCGCGTTGTTGTACGAGGATGGCTATGCGGACGCAAGTGAGGACGCACTCCGAAGCGCCTATCAGGACGGCAAAGTCGTCATTCCATCCATCGTCTACGCAGAACTTGCGGCCGATGGTCACTTCGAGACGACGTCCAACCTTGACCAGTTTCTCGAGGACTTCAGCATTCAGCTCGAAGACCCGTCTCCAGCCGCGCTCTTCCGAGCAGGTGAACAATTCCAACAGTATGCTGACCGACGGCCAGACGGGCTTCAGTGTCCCTCCTGTGGTACGAAGCAGACCGTGCGATGTGAGGAGTGCGGTGGCGAACTCGCGCCACGCCAGCACATCGCCGCCGATTTCGTCATCGGTGGTCACGCGGTCGCTGATGCAGATGCACTCATCAGCTTTGACGATGCATTCTACGACACGTACTTTCCGTCGCTGACTGTCTTCCCAGAGTGAAAGCGAGTATTCCTGCTATCCAGAAACTCTTTGTCGGGTTTTCAAGTATGGGTGGTCCTACAAACGTGCACTGTCGGCCGTGGTGGCGTCCCGCTCGGCTTCGGGGTGAGCACTGACGACGACGAGTCTGTCGGAACGCTGGTTCACCCCTCTGCTGAACAGGCCGAAGCGCTGGCCGTTGACC
It encodes:
- a CDS encoding type II toxin-antitoxin system VapC family toxin; this encodes MSIFIDTGVFYAHHDEDAARHETAKAFFDRVLDGDFGQPYTNDYILDEAVTLTRRRTNDVTAATTIADRILGNDPYPDVLTFDHVTPDISEAAFECFTTYDDHTLSFTDATTIAHSQLRDIDSIASFDDDFDGIHERTDPSIVTM
- a CDS encoding AbrB/MazE/SpoVT family DNA-binding domain-containing protein, which produces MPRVTTKGQVTIPKEIRDALGIEPGDELAFEKTDAGYTIQKQEPTTANGENPFEKYRGSAESEASMPERMRRLRGEYPRDVNDDEDDGDSGAEA
- a CDS encoding proline-rich domain-containing protein; translated protein: MNARSQQILAVAFSILIVTATVTPATAALDSPPSQSDADLPSLSSLATTIAGHEVFPDTPGNGNGNGPGNGKGNGPSKTTTTTATTTTAGNETTTPGQSPPENPGQGPPKNKTQGPPENPGQGPPENKTQGPPENPGQGPPENPGQGPPENPGQGPPPHAGPPSWVPNKGGNSNADKRGPPEWAKNGQAPLPPTNRSALRNRSEPLANATLNVSIRENASAADYRLAAIDALQTTEFDAPGSSADDHRRQALRELNESLDYVLDANRTTSAQLFERDKEASTPPQFAPSVTKLLVRSDERLAATAIADADRLASTLRDRNVSFDQQAVAENISGARRAVERAERFRARGQQHTAISQYRVAWIHAQQALDVLDLAATPNVTITTREDMPHEENVTYAVRGRVFDVRGHELALSLSLNGANRTLNLSVNTTPGAIGTFETNVTLSRQVNRITVAATDPNRRWSPEYGGENATVGRDVLRLDGDGLPDFYELNVTGTDPLGPDSNASRTSFNESGNNVTDGAEDFDSDGETVYEAYRFGLDPLDNDTDGDDLRDGSELQFRGIDPLTNDTDNDTVRDPAEDLDNDSLSNRREQAANTNPVENDTDGDTLNDSAELANGTDPLEPDTDSDGLRDPDEYAVGTDPTVADTDGDGVLDGNETFATETTNESVGAAVNISGEGNVADTVTIQNETNDRIQTGTVANASASEVLDVDADAEFEQANLSIDYDEQAVGDESDLAVYTYDPELQTYVKLLGSGRRKRLGDGDDPALLDVRRHEPDRMAELHAETCETQAQIRAERVVQ
- a CDS encoding type II toxin-antitoxin system VapC family toxin — protein: MITSVDTNALLALLYEDGYADASEDALRSAYQDGKVVIPSIVYAELAADGHFETTSNLDQFLEDFSIQLEDPSPAALFRAGEQFQQYADRRPDGLQCPSCGTKQTVRCEECGGELAPRQHIAADFVIGGHAVADADALISFDDAFYDTYFPSLTVFPE
- a CDS encoding multicopper oxidase family protein; protein product: MGLDTTVWGYGGSYPAPTIEARPDRPVEVEYINNLPTDHLLSVDERVHGAEPPAPESRTVTHLHGGVTGPRSDGYPEAWVDPNGNTAADFPAIHDSPVPHQQVKEYPNKQEPATLWYHDHALGATRLNVYAGLAGFYLLRDPMENSLPKGDYEVPIVIQDRSFNSDGSLQYSDGTDDDYEAEFFGDVPVVNGKAYPYIEVEPRKYRFRFLNGSNGRVFNLNLRNETAPGVPTMNQIATDLGFLDSVATIGPGGDQSSLLLGGAERADIVIDFSDFEGQTFTLTNNAPTPYAGETVPISESDMPEIMRFKVTDSVTEEDETIPLSRFLTQINKRYPEPDVTDSGTTRYMTLDTGTLEVAPGIEYDSHFLNRSQWTDEEAVVQPTFGTSEEWVLANVTGDSHPIHLHLVDFEVVGRRTFNAEAFDEARQAGEDPAVADYLEGPVIQPDPGEQGPKDTVLVNPNEAAIIRPAFTGFTGRYVWHCHILEHEDQEMMLPYEVVPDE